A region from the Streptosporangium sp. NBC_01756 genome encodes:
- a CDS encoding sensor histidine kinase, translating into MRLRNARLRTKVTALLVSLTALWAFTAWVTVREGLNMLGVATLNSGVSDPSVELVSQLQAERRLTLIALGDPATDSQRRGPLNAQRERTDSVGARLRELVGGSSVRLMASEALDQRLGEVFQQLDGLSSVRKSIDLGRLDRLRAAATFTQIIDSVYSVYDSLATLDDDAIAKDTRTFIQLSRAREMFAQEDALVAGALTEGRLTGAERVLFTQIVGTQRFLTAQAVAELPPSDRAAYQRLASSEAFVRVRSMEDWMLQGPQAELAGSVDIRRWSAVSQPALSQLNEVVLAGGAGVVERATPVATGVIVRLVLAGGLGLFAVIASIVLSITTARALIQQLDKLRVAAWELANERLPSVVERIGHGQEVDLAAEAPPLQFGDDQIGHVGQAFNAVQKTAIKVAAEQAQLRRDIADILRNLARRTQSLVHRQLSVLDVMERRENDPQDLRDLFRLDHLATRMRRYAENLLVLSGAAPGRAWRDSVPMIDVVRGSLAEIEDYTRVDVLPLGDAALDGRAVSDVIHLVAELVENAASFSPPYTTVQVSGSVVAHGYALEIEDRGLGMSPEDITRANERIANPPELKLSGNARLGLYVVSRLAERHEVRVTFKISPYGGTTVVVLIPQDLITEQAGPETALSVPQARTAGADALPTGHRRGAGPLEITGGGASARTLAGDPDGEPFDRPFDRADTSVRDDLHGTPPQTRTPTRSPAPRDGAARPVADRSASAEVSGALAAPSPTLMPPPDTSHTPGGLPRRVPQTHLAAPLQDDEPSAAPAPADDDERSPEEIRAAMASFQSGTRRGRSEAAHLLERDGDPAIDGEPRM; encoded by the coding sequence ATGCGCTTGCGTAACGCGCGTTTGCGGACCAAGGTCACGGCACTGCTGGTGTCACTTACCGCTCTGTGGGCGTTCACCGCATGGGTGACGGTGCGCGAGGGATTGAACATGCTGGGGGTGGCCACCCTCAACTCGGGCGTCTCCGACCCGAGCGTCGAGTTGGTGTCGCAGTTGCAGGCCGAGCGGCGGCTCACCCTGATCGCACTGGGCGATCCCGCCACGGACTCCCAGCGGCGCGGGCCGCTGAACGCCCAGCGTGAGCGCACCGACTCGGTCGGCGCGCGCCTGCGCGAACTCGTCGGCGGCAGCAGCGTGCGGCTGATGGCGAGCGAGGCGCTCGACCAGCGGCTCGGCGAGGTCTTCCAGCAGCTGGACGGCCTGAGCTCGGTCCGCAAGTCGATCGACCTCGGCCGTCTGGACCGGCTCCGGGCCGCTGCGACGTTCACCCAGATCATCGACTCCGTCTACTCCGTCTATGACTCGCTCGCCACGCTGGACGACGACGCGATCGCCAAGGACACCCGCACGTTCATCCAACTGAGCCGGGCCCGGGAGATGTTCGCCCAGGAAGACGCCCTGGTGGCGGGTGCCCTGACCGAGGGCCGGCTCACCGGCGCCGAGCGTGTCCTGTTCACCCAGATCGTTGGTACGCAGCGCTTCCTCACCGCCCAGGCGGTGGCCGAGCTGCCCCCGAGCGACCGTGCCGCCTACCAGCGCCTGGCCTCCAGCGAGGCGTTCGTCCGGGTGCGCAGCATGGAGGACTGGATGCTTCAGGGGCCGCAGGCCGAACTGGCCGGATCCGTGGACATCAGGCGGTGGAGTGCTGTCTCCCAGCCCGCGCTGTCACAACTGAACGAGGTGGTGCTGGCGGGCGGCGCCGGCGTGGTCGAGCGTGCCACCCCGGTGGCGACCGGCGTCATCGTCCGGCTCGTGCTGGCCGGCGGTCTAGGACTTTTCGCCGTCATCGCCTCGATCGTCCTGTCCATCACCACCGCACGGGCCCTGATCCAGCAGCTGGACAAGCTGCGGGTCGCCGCCTGGGAGCTCGCCAACGAGCGGCTGCCCTCGGTGGTGGAGCGGATCGGTCACGGGCAGGAGGTGGACCTCGCGGCCGAGGCGCCGCCGCTGCAGTTCGGCGACGACCAGATCGGCCACGTCGGCCAGGCGTTCAACGCCGTGCAGAAGACCGCGATCAAGGTCGCGGCCGAGCAGGCCCAGCTCCGGCGGGACATCGCCGACATCCTGCGCAACCTCGCCCGCCGTACCCAGTCGCTCGTCCACCGCCAGCTCAGCGTGCTCGACGTGATGGAGCGGCGGGAGAACGACCCGCAGGACCTGCGGGATCTCTTCCGGCTCGACCACCTGGCCACCCGCATGCGTCGCTACGCCGAGAACCTCCTCGTCCTGTCCGGTGCGGCGCCCGGCCGCGCGTGGCGCGACTCGGTCCCGATGATCGACGTGGTCCGCGGCTCGCTGGCCGAGATCGAGGACTACACCCGGGTGGACGTGCTTCCCCTGGGAGACGCGGCGCTGGACGGACGCGCCGTGAGCGATGTCATCCACCTGGTCGCCGAGCTGGTCGAGAACGCCGCCTCCTTCTCCCCGCCCTACACGACGGTGCAGGTCAGCGGGAGCGTCGTGGCCCACGGATACGCGCTGGAGATCGAGGACCGGGGCCTGGGCATGAGCCCGGAGGACATCACCCGCGCCAACGAGCGGATCGCCAACCCCCCCGAGCTCAAGCTGTCGGGCAACGCCCGCCTCGGACTGTACGTCGTCAGCCGGCTGGCCGAACGGCACGAGGTCCGGGTGACGTTCAAGATCTCCCCGTACGGCGGCACGACGGTCGTCGTCCTCATCCCGCAGGACCTGATCACCGAGCAGGCGGGGCCCGAGACCGCGCTCAGCGTCCCGCAGGCCCGTACCGCGGGTGCGGACGCCCTGCCCACAGGCCATCGGCGGGGCGCCGGACCGCTGGAGATCACCGGCGGCGGCGCTTCGGCCCGGACCCTGGCCGGAGACCCCGACGGTGAGCCGTTCGACAGGCCGTTCGACAGGGCGGACACCTCCGTGCGGGACGACCTGCACGGGACGCCGCCGCAGACCCGGACACCCACCCGGAGCCCGGCCCCGCGGGACGGGGCGGCCAGACCGGTCGCGGACCGTTCCGCGTCCGCGGAGGTCTCCGGCGCCCTCGCCGCCCCGTCGCCCACGCTCATGCCTCCCCCTGACACCAGTCACACGCCCGGGGGACTGCCGCGGCGCGTCCCCCAGACCCACCTCGCCGCCCCACTGCAGGACGACGAGCCGTCGGCCGCGCCCGCGCCCGCGGACGACGACGAGCGCTCGCCGGAGGAGATCCGCGCGGCCATGGCGTCCTTCCAGAGCGGCACACGTCGCGGCCGGTCCGAGGCGGCGCATCTGCTCGAACGGGACGGTGATCCCGCGATCGACGGAGAACCCCGCATGTGA
- a CDS encoding GTP-binding protein: protein MDSAHSSRDAGQVRLPKAIKILVAGGFGAGKTTLVGAVSEIEPLRTEETLTNRGLGIDDLSGVEAKQTTTVAMDFGRITIGDDYRLYLFGTPGQERFWFLWDELALGALGAVVLADTRRLADCFPSLDYFERRETPFVVAVNCFDGARRYDLDEVRLGLTLHPDIPVVLCDARSRESGKEVLIALVEHAMRMRLGTASVT, encoded by the coding sequence ATGGACTCCGCGCACTCTAGCCGTGACGCCGGGCAGGTCAGACTGCCCAAGGCGATCAAAATCCTGGTGGCCGGAGGCTTCGGGGCCGGTAAGACCACCCTGGTCGGCGCGGTCTCCGAGATCGAGCCGCTGCGCACCGAGGAGACGCTGACCAACCGGGGTCTCGGCATCGACGACCTGTCCGGGGTGGAGGCCAAGCAGACGACCACGGTCGCGATGGACTTCGGCCGCATCACCATCGGCGACGACTACCGGCTCTACCTGTTCGGTACCCCCGGGCAGGAACGGTTCTGGTTCCTCTGGGACGAGCTGGCGCTGGGCGCGCTGGGGGCGGTCGTCCTGGCCGACACCCGCAGGCTGGCCGACTGCTTCCCCTCCCTCGACTACTTCGAGCGGCGCGAGACGCCCTTCGTCGTCGCGGTCAACTGCTTCGACGGGGCCCGCCGCTACGACCTCGACGAGGTCCGGCTCGGCCTGACCCTCCATCCCGACATCCCCGTCGTGCTCTGCGACGCCCGCAGCCGGGAGTCCGGCAAGGAGGTGCTGATCGCCCTCGTGGAGCACGCGATGAGGATGCGTCTCGGTACGGCGTCGGTGACCTGA
- a CDS encoding roadblock/LC7 domain-containing protein, whose translation MVQGTGSFTDLAWLLDDLVVRVGEAEHAIVFSSDGLLLAASEGFEQADAEHLAAVGSAIQSLGRGVSDRVEGGAVRQTIIEMRSAYLVVSAAGQGACLAVLCAHEADVGLVAYEMAMLVTRVGQYLTSPARTAQAAMDDAPR comes from the coding sequence GTGGTGCAGGGAACAGGATCTTTCACCGACCTGGCCTGGTTGCTGGACGACCTGGTCGTGCGCGTGGGGGAGGCCGAGCACGCGATCGTCTTCTCCTCCGACGGGCTGCTGCTGGCGGCATCGGAGGGGTTCGAGCAGGCCGACGCCGAGCACCTGGCCGCCGTGGGATCGGCGATCCAGAGTCTGGGGCGGGGGGTCAGTGACCGGGTCGAGGGCGGCGCGGTGCGGCAGACCATCATCGAGATGCGGTCGGCCTACCTGGTCGTGAGCGCGGCCGGGCAGGGGGCCTGCCTGGCGGTGCTCTGCGCGCACGAGGCCGATGTCGGCCTGGTCGCCTACGAGATGGCCATGCTCGTCACCCGGGTCGGCCAGTACCTCACCTCGCCCGCGCGAACGGCGCAGGCCGCCATGGACGACGCCCCGCGATGA
- a CDS encoding DUF742 domain-containing protein has product MNPAEEHPDTQWVGEEAGPIVRPYILTRGRTEPAQGRFDLITLAVSVRSAVPRESGLDPECLAIVRFCLLPQSVAEIAAHMNLPAGTIRVLLSDLLDQGFIALQEPHSETDMHDERLYRAVLNGLRAL; this is encoded by the coding sequence ATGAACCCCGCCGAAGAGCATCCCGACACGCAGTGGGTGGGTGAGGAGGCCGGGCCGATCGTCCGGCCCTACATCCTCACCCGGGGCAGGACCGAACCGGCCCAGGGCAGGTTCGACCTCATCACCCTGGCAGTGAGTGTCCGCTCCGCCGTCCCGAGGGAGAGCGGGCTCGATCCGGAGTGCCTGGCCATCGTGCGGTTCTGCCTGCTGCCCCAGTCGGTCGCGGAGATCGCCGCACACATGAACCTTCCGGCAGGCACCATCCGTGTCCTGCTCAGTGACCTGCTCGACCAGGGATTCATCGCCCTGCAGGAACCCCATTCGGAGACGGACATGCACGACGAGAGGCTTTACAGGGCGGTGCTCAATGGACTCCGCGCACTCTAG